The region TACAGGAGTATGAAGTTTTCCCTAAAATGAGTCGTAATATAGAATTGCTATTGCCTAATGAACTTGACCCTGGAACTTATGCTTTGGCTGCTATTGTTGATTATGGGCCAAAGTTTCCATTGGAGGGGGCACAAATTGTAATTGATGTTAAAGGTGCTTCAAATGCGGTTGTTCCCGATACAACAATTACCAAAGAACAATAAGTTATTTAAAATTTGAACTCTTTAAAGTACATTGTCTTTTTCATCATGACTGTTGCTTCTAACTTTTGTTTTGGGCAGCGATACTATTTTACTGTAGAAAGGAATGGAACCAATGGCCTTCTTAAAGAGAAGTTTCAGGGAGCAATAGCTAATGGTGACTCAATTAGACAGGGGCGTTACTTATACTATTATGATGATGGTCGGATTTTCCAGGAAGGTTTTTATAAAGATGGAAAACCCGATAGTATTTGGATTAATTATTATCCTTCAGGTGCTCGAAAAAGTCTATTGAAGTACAAGAATGGGATGAAAAATGGTGATTTTTCTTTTTGGAATGCTGATGGCACTTTATACCAAATAGGCAATTATTTTGGGGATAAACTTTCAGGAGATTTAATAACCTATCACCCAAATGGCCAGATCGATACAAAATCTACCTATAAGAATGGGATGCTCTGTGGTGTTACAGAAATATTTTCTGCTGATGGTAAAAAACGTCTAGTTTCTGAATATAGAAACGATACGCTGAACGGCATTTGGAAAACATACTACGATACGGGCGAACTCAATTATTCAGGATTTAAAAAGGACGGGAAGTATACAGATACGTTATATACATACTATAAAAATGGTCAACTGCAAAGAAAAACCTTTTATGTTGATGGATCTATTGAAGGAGTATTGTATAGTTTCTATGAATCAGGAAAGTTAATGGAGATTTCGAATTACCAAAGAGGATCTCAGATTGGTTTGTACAAAGCATTTTTTGAAAATGGGAACCTGATGGAGTTTGGCGAGTATTATAACGGCCGAAAAACAGGTCAATGGGTTAGTTACTACCCCAATGGGATTGTCCATTCTAAAGGAGAGTTTAAGGATGGATTGTATGAGGGGAAATGGGTTGTCTATCAAGTTAATGGACAGTTAAAACAGGTTGGTAAGTACTGCAAGGGAATGGCCTGTGGAATATGGTACTATTTTGATATTGCTGGGCATCTACTTCTTACTGGTTATTATGTTAATGATAGGATTAATGATTTATGGACAACATATTATCCGAATGGGAGTGTGGCTGGGCGAATACAGTACCTGAATGGGACGCCAATTGCTGTTAAATGGTTTTATGAGACGGATGGGGCGTTGGTTAAGAAACTTGAATACAATGTAGGACTACAAAAATAAAGGCTGCAATTTGCAGCCTTTATTTTTGAGTATTAAGTTAATTAAGCATCAATTTTAGCATACTTAGCGTGAGTTTCAATGAATTCTCTTCGAGGAGGAACTTCATCGCCCATTAGCATGGAGAATATTCTATCGGCTTGAGCTGCGCTATCAATGGTCACTTGGCGAAGTATGCGTGTGGCGGGATTCATGGTTGTTTCCCATAGTTGCTCTGCGTTCATTTCTCCCAAACCTTTGTAACGCTGAACGTGAACCGATCCATCTTTTCCTTTTCCAATCTCTTCAACAGCCTTTAGACGTTCTTCCTCGTTCCAGCAGTAGCGCTCTTCTTTGCCTTTCTTTACCAAGTATAGTGGCGGTGTTGCTATGTAAACATGTCCTTCGTTGATAAGGTCAATCATGTGGCGGAAGAAGAATGTTAGAATTAATGTTGCGATATGGCTTCCATCAACATCGGCATCGGTCATGATAATTATTTTGTTATAGCGAAGTCCACTCATATTAAGAGCTTTGCTATCTTCCTCGGTTCCAATGCTTACTCCGAATGCAGTATAGATATTCTTAATCTCCTCATTTTCGAGGATTTTATGCTGCATTGCTTTTTCAACGTTTAGGATTTTACCCCTCAATGGCAGGATTGCCTGAAAACTTCTATCTCTGCCTTGCTTAGCAGTACCACCAGCAGAGTCTCCCTCTACAAGGTAAATTTCGGTGCGAGAAGGGTCTTTGTCGGAACAGTCGGATAATTTTCCGGGTAAACCTGATCCCGAAAGAACGGTTTTCCTTTGCACAAGTTCTCTTGCTTTACGTGCAGCATGGCGTGCGGTTGCTGCCAATATCACTTTCTGAACAATATTGCGGGCATCCTTGGGATTTTCCTCTAAGTAGTTTGCAAGCGCTTCACTTAATGCCTGATCCACGGCTAAACTAACCTCGGGGTTTCCAAGTTTTGTTTTAGTTTGTCCTTCAAACTGAGGTTCAGCAACCTTAACTGAAATTACTGCTGTTAATCCTTCGCGGAAGTCGTCTCCATTGATATCGAACTTCAATTTTGAGAGCATCCCTGAATCCTCGGCATATTTCTTAAGAGTTCGTGTTAATGCTCTGCGGAATCCAGTTAAGTGTGTGCCTCCTTCAATCGTGTTTATATTGTTTACGTACGAATGAACGTTTTCGGAGAAAGAAGTGTTGTACTGCATAGCAACTTCAACCGGGACTTCGCCTTTGTCGGAGTCGATATGAATGATCTTCTCTGTCAAACTTTCCCTGTTTACATCCAGGAACTTGATGAATTCTTTAAGTCCTTCCTGCGAGTAAAATTCTTCTTTTCTGAAGTGTTTTTCACCATTCTCAACAAGTTCTCTTTTATCTATAAGGGTTAAGCGAATCCCTTTGTTGAGAAATGCCAATTCGCGAAGGCGAGAGGCCAAAATCTCAAAATTGAATAGTGTGGTTTGTGTGAATATTTGGCTGTCGGGGAGGAAGGTTATTATTGTTCCAGTTTTATCCGAATCACCTATAGTCTTTAATTCCGAGATAGACTTTCCTCTTGAGAATTCCTGTTTGTATATCTTACCATCACGATGTACTTCGGCAATGAGTTTTACCGATAATGCGTTAACGCATGATACCCCAACTCCGTGCAAACCTCCGGATACTTTGTAACTGTCCTTGTCGAATTTTCCCCCAGCATGGAGAACCGTAAGAACAACCTCTAATGCTGATTTTTTCTCTTTTTCGTGGAAATCTACGGGGATTCCTCGGCCATTATCTGTTACGGTTATAGACCCATCCTCGTTTATGATTACTTCAATCGTATCGCAGTATCCAGCAAGTGCCTCGTCAATAGAGTTGTCAACTACTTCGTATACCAAATGGTGTAACCCTTTATTGCCTGTATCACCAATGTACATAGCAGGGCGCATTCTCACCGCTTCTAATCCTTCAAGTACTTGAATGCTATCGGCTGTGTATTCCGATGAACTGTTCGTCTTTGTTAGTTCGTTTTCGTTATTGCTCATAATTTAACTTATAAATACAGAAAAGTACTTCTGTGTATAGCTTTGATATTGAATTAAAATAAATCCATCAAAGGTAGAAAAAATATCGGTTATTTGTTTAATTGTTGATTACTTTTTGTATTTGGTAAATTTTTATTTATCAGATCGTTATGGATGTGTTGATCAAAAAAAATGCATCAGAACGATGCACTTTTTTATGTTAAATTTTCAAAAAAATTAGAATTTGTAAGACGCTCCGAGTTGTATGTTGAACCTATAGGTTGGATAAAGGTACCACTCCTGATATTTTGAAGATGTTAGGTTGTTTAAATTCAAGTATGCCGATAATCGACTATTGTAGTTGTACTCAAAACCAAGGTTGATATCGAAGAAGCTATCCAGCTTAACGGGCGAGGCCTCGTTTGCCCAACGTTTTCCCATGGAGTAAATCTGTAGATTTGTAATAATCTTATCTTTAATGCTATATCTAAGGTTTACAAATGCAGTATAGTCTGGTTTGTGCCAAGGATGCTGTAAGTTTTGCAATTTATAGTTATAGTATTCAGCGTGGAGAAGTACACTAAAGCGCTCTGTTGGGGCAATGGTTAGTTCTCCAAGTACTTTTGTTTGCTCAACATTGTCAAAATCTGCAATAAACCTATTCATCAATGGATTGGTCTCATCGATACTTGTGTTTACAAAGAAATACATACTGTCAATAATAGCGTACGATGCAAACGCATTGTACGAAACGGTTGCGCTGAATTTACCTTTTATACCACCTGTGAGAATTAACTTATGTGATGTGTTCCATACATCAATGCCTGGCATTACCCATGGATTTTCGCTTAAGATTTTGGAGTAAGAGTTTTCCTCAAGATAGCCCCCGATTTCGATATACGGAATAAAGTAATGGCTAACTATATCGTACGATAAATGAGCCTTGGGGTAAAAGTAGGTGTTGTTAATGCCATTATTGGCGTCGTAGGTTATGCCAACCCCTGCAACAACCCTCCACTGTGGTCCAAAGAAGTGAATCCATGGTGAAAGTCGGAATACAGTGTTATTGCCCGAATCGAGGCTTAGGTTTTGCATGTAGTGCACTAACGACACATCTCCGCCAAACTGTTCTTGCTCAATATACTTGTTTAATGATAGCGATGCTGCAATCTTATTTTCCTGCATGTCGTACTTGTCGCCAAGATGTTCGAAGTTGGCGTTGATGCTATAGTTTAGGTGCGCAGAATCCTTGTATGTAGTGGTGAAATCGATGTTTGCGTTTAGCCTGTTTGCTTTTTGTTTGTCGGAGTTAGGCGTTAAAGTTGCATTTTTAGTATCGTAACCGTAGTAAGTTTTTTGAGTGTTGCTGTAACCAATTTCTCCTTGTAGAATCCGATCCTGAAACATTCGTTTCCCGAATAGCTTGATATTGGTGTTTCCGTTTTTAGCATCTACTTTTTTGTCATCATCGAGTTTGATTTTTCCAATGTTTGTATTATGCAGAAAATATGCGCCGTATAGGAAGTTCTGATTGCGTTTGCTATTGTAGTATCCTTCTATTAGAGGCATTGTGTGCGTGCCAAAGCCTATTCTGATTAACGAGGATTGCAAATCAGTTAGCGGTTCCGATAGCATTCGGGCGGCAGAAATTGGAGTTGGCGTAAAGTAAGTGTTTATGGGTCTCTGTAGGATTGAGTATGTGAAGTTAGGGTTTACCTTTATGGTATCCTCAATCTTGGGCTGAAGGTTGATTTTAAATGCATCGGAAATAGAAGGCTCGTAAGGACGAACCACCTGAACCTCTTTCTTTAGGTTATCCTCTTGTGCTGAAACCGTGGAACAATAAAGAATGGCAGCAGAGAATAGAAGTAGATAGCAACTCGTTGTATATGTTTTACTTTTTTGCATGGTCAATAGCATTTAATTACTTAACACCGATATTAATATCATCAACTTCCTTGGTTTGCTTATCCTTTTCGGCCTTCACCAATTGGTTGAGTTTATCTGTAGCTTCATCAATTATTCCATCGTTGGTTGTTGAGTATCCATCAGTAACACTTTGAAGCGTTGCTTTCGCTTGGAAAAAGTCGTCTTGTTTCATGTAAACGTCTGCCAACAGGATGAAACTTTTGGCAAGCCAGTACTGATGTGGGGTATTCTTTTCGG is a window of Tenuifilaceae bacterium CYCD DNA encoding:
- the gyrB gene encoding DNA gyrase subunit B, with translation MSNNENELTKTNSSSEYTADSIQVLEGLEAVRMRPAMYIGDTGNKGLHHLVYEVVDNSIDEALAGYCDTIEVIINEDGSITVTDNGRGIPVDFHEKEKKSALEVVLTVLHAGGKFDKDSYKVSGGLHGVGVSCVNALSVKLIAEVHRDGKIYKQEFSRGKSISELKTIGDSDKTGTIITFLPDSQIFTQTTLFNFEILASRLRELAFLNKGIRLTLIDKRELVENGEKHFRKEEFYSQEGLKEFIKFLDVNRESLTEKIIHIDSDKGEVPVEVAMQYNTSFSENVHSYVNNINTIEGGTHLTGFRRALTRTLKKYAEDSGMLSKLKFDINGDDFREGLTAVISVKVAEPQFEGQTKTKLGNPEVSLAVDQALSEALANYLEENPKDARNIVQKVILAATARHAARKARELVQRKTVLSGSGLPGKLSDCSDKDPSRTEIYLVEGDSAGGTAKQGRDRSFQAILPLRGKILNVEKAMQHKILENEEIKNIYTAFGVSIGTEEDSKALNMSGLRYNKIIIMTDADVDGSHIATLILTFFFRHMIDLINEGHVYIATPPLYLVKKGKEERYCWNEEERLKAVEEIGKGKDGSVHVQRYKGLGEMNAEQLWETTMNPATRILRQVTIDSAAQADRIFSMLMGDEVPPRREFIETHAKYAKIDA